Proteins encoded by one window of Hafnia alvei:
- a CDS encoding HK97 family phage prohead protease has protein sequence MKTIDFEIRTSELTASNKKLVGYAVRWNSLSELIWDEFREQFAPGAFSESLSSGTDVRALFEHNSTQLLGRTKSGTLKLSEDDTGLRFELTPPNTQLGNDVIELVERGDISGMSFGFRALKESWDIAQSPYLRTVTAAELREITVTSMPAYPESDVEIAHRSLFAQHPELRRASDNRRRWAELAGI, from the coding sequence ATGAAAACAATCGATTTTGAAATTAGAACCTCAGAACTTACCGCCAGCAATAAAAAGCTGGTGGGTTACGCTGTGCGCTGGAACAGTCTTTCAGAACTTATCTGGGATGAGTTCAGAGAACAGTTTGCTCCTGGTGCATTCAGCGAAAGTCTATCTTCCGGTACAGATGTTAGAGCCTTGTTCGAACACAACAGCACCCAGCTATTGGGGCGCACAAAATCCGGCACACTCAAACTGTCTGAGGATGATACGGGTCTGCGTTTCGAACTGACGCCGCCAAATACTCAACTTGGTAATGACGTTATCGAGCTGGTGGAACGCGGCGATATTTCAGGCATGAGCTTTGGTTTCCGAGCTTTGAAAGAATCTTGGGATATTGCCCAATCCCCTTACCTACGCACTGTCACTGCTGCTGAATTACGGGAAATCACCGTCACATCGATGCCTGCCTATCCTGAGTCTGATGTCGAGATTGCACATCGTTCCCTTTTTGCCCAACACCCAGAATTACGCCGTGCTAGCGATAATCGCCGCCGCTGGGCTGAATTAGCGGGGATTTGA
- a CDS encoding phage major capsid protein: protein MKKLLELRQEKTTLKTQMRSLLDKADSEKRSLNDDEGKQFDEYRARVDSLDIEISRLEAVADDERSQAGKPVDEKGVSNGELRHYIMTGDTRSLTTLVPADGGYTVIPELDKEIMRQLQDESVMRSIATVKTTKTNEYQKLISVGGVTVKRGTEGEEREETSTPKLERVDIKLNPIYAYPKTTQEILDFSEVDILGWLSSEVADTFTNTEENDLVNGDGDKKSKGFLAYPRVDTSDKTRPFGTLEKMDTAEVTSDGLIDLLYKLKAKYRKNAVWVMNSNTAATLQKLKNGNGDYIWRDRLVAGSPDTLLGRPVQYLETMPDAEAGKPFLAVGDFKRGYFIVDHTTGVRTRPDNITEPGFYKVHTDKYLGGGVVDSNAIKILELSGATS from the coding sequence ATGAAGAAATTACTCGAACTCCGTCAGGAAAAAACCACCCTTAAAACTCAGATGCGCTCACTGCTGGATAAAGCCGATAGTGAAAAACGTAGCCTGAACGATGATGAGGGTAAGCAGTTTGATGAATACCGCGCCCGTGTTGATTCGCTTGATATTGAAATTTCCCGCCTTGAAGCCGTTGCCGACGATGAACGAAGTCAGGCAGGAAAACCTGTAGATGAAAAAGGTGTGAGCAATGGTGAACTACGCCATTACATCATGACCGGTGACACTCGATCCCTTACCACGCTCGTTCCTGCCGATGGTGGCTATACCGTTATCCCTGAGCTGGATAAAGAGATCATGCGACAGTTGCAAGACGAAAGCGTGATGCGCTCTATTGCTACGGTTAAGACCACCAAAACCAACGAATATCAGAAATTGATCTCGGTAGGTGGTGTAACGGTTAAGCGCGGTACCGAAGGCGAAGAGCGAGAAGAAACATCAACACCTAAACTTGAGCGCGTAGATATTAAGCTAAACCCGATCTATGCATACCCTAAAACCACACAGGAAATTCTCGACTTTTCCGAGGTTGATATTCTGGGTTGGTTATCTTCCGAAGTTGCTGACACGTTTACCAATACCGAAGAGAACGATTTGGTGAATGGTGACGGCGATAAAAAATCTAAAGGTTTCTTAGCTTACCCACGTGTGGACACCAGCGATAAAACCCGCCCATTCGGCACGCTGGAAAAAATGGATACTGCCGAGGTAACTTCTGATGGTCTTATCGATCTCCTGTATAAGCTCAAGGCCAAATACCGCAAAAATGCCGTGTGGGTGATGAACTCCAATACCGCGGCTACATTGCAGAAACTTAAAAACGGTAATGGTGATTATATTTGGCGCGATCGTTTAGTTGCCGGTTCACCTGACACCCTTCTTGGGCGCCCTGTCCAATATCTAGAAACGATGCCCGATGCTGAGGCTGGAAAACCTTTCTTAGCTGTAGGCGATTTCAAACGCGGTTATTTCATTGTTGATCACACTACGGGTGTACGTACCCGACCTGACAACATTACGGAACCGGGATTCTACAAGGTCCACACAGACAAATATCTTGGCGGCGGCGTGGTGGATTCCAACGCTATCAAAATACTTGAGCTCTCAGGCGCTACGTCCTGA
- a CDS encoding helicase RepA family protein yields MSAVKKIPDAVFCCLYRWMQTGGELDKVTLSAAVNQTSETEPVGVLVRKLEELRKAGYDDIQGAGYMSVRHPEQARERRFELVESVIGKSEAAGILKDSRVTLLFPPTPVGIKKTTLPLSVGSTGYDRQQDYTIKGHLPSNSLCSVYGPSGSYKSFLAVSWACHIAAGLKWSGKSVSGGSVLYIVGEGGIGVPRRIKAWENVYNDAVPLDNFYLVNRPVFPVRPDEANQVVIAAKQVEATTGEPVKFIVIDTLARCFGGNDENDARDMGAFIEGCDLIKRETGATLLVVHHSGKDEGKGARGSSAFRAALDAEFHVKREGDGGALVLTCTKMKDSEEQPQRAYDLRTAELFTDDDGELICSLVVIDVPREAKDEDPELSVVANLSKNHTALWQCIRSRTASGEDCTRALLRDDMIAMLGDNGRRGFNRWLEKLERDELIKIDGDEVSPLGRLER; encoded by the coding sequence ATGAGCGCTGTAAAAAAGATCCCTGATGCTGTTTTTTGCTGTCTCTATCGTTGGATGCAAACGGGCGGCGAGCTGGACAAGGTGACATTATCCGCCGCAGTTAACCAAACGAGTGAAACGGAACCGGTAGGCGTATTGGTACGCAAGCTGGAAGAGCTACGTAAAGCCGGATATGACGATATACAGGGTGCAGGTTATATGTCTGTACGCCATCCCGAACAGGCGAGAGAAAGACGATTTGAGCTGGTGGAAAGCGTGATCGGAAAATCTGAGGCGGCGGGGATCCTGAAAGATAGCCGTGTGACGTTATTATTCCCGCCAACGCCTGTAGGGATAAAGAAAACAACACTCCCGTTAAGTGTTGGCTCAACGGGGTATGACCGCCAGCAGGACTACACAATAAAAGGCCACCTACCATCAAATAGCCTGTGTAGCGTATATGGCCCAAGTGGTTCGTATAAATCATTTCTTGCGGTGTCGTGGGCTTGTCATATTGCGGCAGGGCTTAAATGGTCAGGCAAGAGTGTGTCTGGTGGCTCTGTGCTGTATATCGTCGGTGAGGGTGGTATAGGTGTGCCACGCCGCATTAAAGCATGGGAAAACGTCTACAACGATGCGGTACCGCTCGATAATTTTTATCTTGTTAACCGTCCTGTGTTTCCTGTTCGTCCAGATGAAGCTAATCAGGTTGTTATTGCCGCCAAACAGGTAGAGGCGACAACGGGTGAACCTGTGAAATTTATTGTCATTGATACGCTGGCGCGTTGCTTTGGTGGGAACGATGAAAACGACGCACGAGACATGGGGGCGTTTATTGAGGGATGCGACCTAATCAAGCGAGAAACAGGGGCTACTCTTCTGGTGGTGCATCACTCAGGCAAAGACGAGGGGAAAGGTGCGCGCGGCTCTAGTGCGTTCCGAGCGGCGTTAGATGCTGAGTTTCATGTAAAGCGTGAGGGTGACGGTGGCGCGTTAGTTCTGACCTGCACCAAAATGAAGGATTCAGAAGAACAGCCACAAAGAGCCTACGACCTGCGAACGGCGGAGTTGTTCACTGATGATGATGGTGAGCTAATATGCTCGCTGGTGGTTATCGATGTACCACGTGAGGCGAAAGACGAGGATCCGGAATTGTCTGTCGTGGCGAACCTATCTAAAAACCATACGGCATTATGGCAGTGTATACGCAGCCGAACGGCTAGCGGTGAGGACTGCACCCGCGCCCTACTCCGCGACGATATGATCGCCATGTTGGGTGATAACGGACGCCGAGGGTTTAACCGCTGGTTGGAGAAATTGGAGCGTGACGAACTGATAAAAATCGATGGGGATGAGGTTAGCCCGTTAGGTAGATTGGAGCGTTAA
- a CDS encoding DUF4222 domain-containing protein: MTIKNSGLVAGGHAQPKKGDKYKDSHGSLIEITYVFGERVTYKRQGYANECVCSLGRLQREFTLVEKMTFAQWNERNKTAEKIESLRAVLTAKKEAGKK, from the coding sequence ATGACTATAAAAAATTCCGGCTTAGTTGCTGGTGGTCACGCTCAACCTAAAAAGGGCGATAAGTATAAAGATAGCCACGGTTCACTAATAGAAATCACTTATGTTTTTGGTGAACGGGTGACATACAAGCGTCAAGGCTATGCAAATGAATGCGTATGTTCGTTGGGGCGTTTACAGCGTGAATTTACCCTTGTGGAAAAAATGACGTTCGCCCAATGGAATGAACGAAATAAAACCGCAGAAAAAATCGAATCCCTACGTGCTGTTCTCACGGCAAAAAAAGAGGCAGGTAAAAAATGA
- a CDS encoding host cell division inhibitor Icd-like protein, which yields MTTINSNTPPRPAFTWLFLATPTGHPNVTPIVVRTEANTEDEARKRFIGWSLVFAAQIRTGTPYQVGWYDPITGMSWHVHGSSVVEDITGVLHA from the coding sequence ATGACTACGATAAATAGTAACACACCACCACGCCCAGCATTCACATGGTTATTTTTGGCTACTCCAACGGGACACCCAAATGTAACGCCTATCGTTGTACGTACTGAGGCCAATACCGAGGATGAAGCCCGTAAACGTTTTATCGGCTGGTCATTGGTATTTGCTGCGCAAATCCGTACCGGAACGCCCTATCAAGTCGGCTGGTATGATCCCATTACTGGTATGTCATGGCACGTTCACGGTTCATCGGTAGTAGAAGATATTACGGGGGTGCTGCATGCGTAA
- a CDS encoding YlcI/YnfO family protein codes for MLKRDDESTAGFIVTAVRGEIARRQLGDVGYDALASAVRTLASIADTSDKAAKELEEISREARQKIEQLHARPKR; via the coding sequence ATGCTTAAGCGAGATGATGAAAGCACCGCAGGTTTTATCGTAACCGCCGTACGTGGTGAAATAGCCCGTCGCCAGCTCGGGGACGTTGGATATGATGCGCTTGCTTCTGCCGTTCGTACGCTCGCTAGCATCGCAGACACCAGCGATAAGGCAGCGAAAGAGCTTGAAGAAATTTCACGCGAAGCGAGGCAGAAAATCGAGCAGTTACACGCAAGGCCAAAGCGCTGA
- a CDS encoding ORF6N domain-containing protein: MKPIEKRPNGQGLLYAQNQVGNISINDLPVIEWCGARVVTTETLAMGYGVPENTIRKNLSNNRTRFVDDVHIFTLKNAALKAFRNHVNDIHSVSKHTTSLILWTERGAARMSKIVDTDEAWEFFEKMEESYFSRGKTTDMATPKFSDPAAAARAWADEYEAKNKAITYVHRQARYIGHLENLFTEGLSPVQFCKRLNGVNTSKVNAFLKSTGWLYDDRQNNHHSRWRVYSYARDKYLTETSHTIAKQDKESFEAHKPILLHKGAVWLYRKYLKGSLPMKKNWDGVFTHDKELEDAKNDDGQ; this comes from the coding sequence ATGAAACCAATAGAAAAGCGGCCTAACGGTCAGGGGCTTCTCTACGCCCAAAATCAGGTAGGTAATATTTCGATTAATGACCTACCAGTCATTGAATGGTGCGGCGCTCGTGTCGTTACCACCGAAACCCTCGCTATGGGCTACGGCGTACCGGAAAATACGATCCGTAAGAACCTTTCCAACAACCGGACTCGCTTTGTAGATGATGTGCATATTTTCACGTTGAAGAACGCGGCTTTGAAGGCGTTCAGGAACCACGTGAACGATATTCACTCGGTTAGTAAACATACAACATCACTCATCCTCTGGACAGAACGCGGCGCTGCCCGTATGTCAAAAATAGTTGATACCGATGAGGCATGGGAATTTTTCGAGAAAATGGAGGAAAGCTATTTTTCTCGTGGAAAGACTACTGATATGGCCACGCCGAAATTTTCCGATCCTGCCGCTGCAGCTCGTGCATGGGCTGACGAGTATGAGGCCAAAAACAAGGCAATCACTTACGTACACCGTCAGGCGCGATACATCGGGCATCTTGAAAACCTATTCACCGAGGGGTTAAGCCCCGTCCAGTTCTGTAAGCGGCTGAACGGCGTCAACACCAGCAAGGTTAATGCTTTTCTCAAGTCTACAGGTTGGCTGTACGACGATCGCCAAAATAACCACCACTCCCGCTGGCGCGTGTATTCCTACGCCCGAGATAAATACCTAACGGAAACCTCTCACACAATAGCCAAACAAGACAAAGAATCCTTTGAAGCACATAAGCCTATTCTTTTGCACAAGGGGGCCGTGTGGCTGTACCGCAAGTATTTAAAGGGATCGCTACCGATGAAAAAGAATTGGGACGGGGTTTTTACTCACGATAAGGAACTGGAGGACGCTAAAAATGATGATGGCCAATAA
- a CDS encoding helix-turn-helix transcriptional regulator, with product MPVNFNEQGHTLVNNQKIYQDRAIRESECRQLTGLARTTRYQLEKAGKFPQRRKLGGRSIGWMLSEVQYWIANQPKVSRNTATGR from the coding sequence ATGCCCGTGAACTTCAATGAACAAGGGCATACATTAGTGAACAATCAAAAAATTTATCAAGACCGAGCTATCCGCGAATCAGAGTGCCGCCAGTTAACAGGACTGGCGCGCACAACCCGATACCAGCTAGAGAAGGCTGGAAAATTCCCCCAACGCCGCAAACTTGGCGGTCGTTCTATTGGTTGGATGCTTTCAGAGGTTCAATACTGGATCGCAAATCAACCTAAAGTATCCCGTAACACTGCGACTGGTCGCTAG
- a CDS encoding tyrosine-type recombinase/integrase, which yields MKKLSDTSLRKLLGRVSSSDNFYADGDGLSVRVSKSGVMTWLFAYRIGGREAKPQRLKLGNYPDMPLKLARERREQCRAWLAEGKDPRHQLNLTTAQTLKPVTVKEAIDYWIREYATENRANVERHKAQLKKHIYPYIGSYPLSECETRYWLDCFDRMKKTTPVAAGYVFQMCKQALKFCRVRRYAISNALDDLTITDVGKKQEKGDRVHSDEELGQLWRATEELKFLPYYAAMIRLLVVFGSRSQEVRLSKWSEWNMKRWIWTVPKEHSKGGEKIIRPIPEAIQPLIKSLYQQHKDTGLLLGELKESSAVSAWGRLVWKRLGHSEAWSLHDLRRSFSTKLNELGIAPHVVEQLLGHTMPGVMSVYNHSQYLPEKQDALNKWCERLNLLSGEYENVILLQVKK from the coding sequence ATGAAAAAACTAAGCGACACATCACTAAGAAAATTATTAGGCCGAGTAAGCTCCTCAGATAATTTTTATGCTGATGGTGACGGGTTAAGTGTGCGTGTCTCGAAATCAGGTGTGATGACATGGCTTTTCGCATATCGAATTGGTGGGAGAGAGGCCAAGCCACAGAGATTAAAGCTCGGTAACTACCCAGATATGCCGTTAAAGCTGGCGAGAGAACGCCGCGAACAATGCCGAGCATGGTTAGCTGAGGGAAAAGACCCACGACACCAACTAAATTTAACCACGGCACAGACATTGAAGCCGGTAACGGTTAAAGAGGCCATCGATTACTGGATCAGAGAGTACGCCACCGAAAATCGCGCCAATGTAGAACGCCATAAAGCCCAACTTAAAAAGCACATATATCCCTATATCGGCTCCTATCCTCTCTCAGAGTGTGAAACTCGTTACTGGTTGGATTGCTTTGACCGTATGAAGAAAACAACGCCTGTAGCCGCAGGTTACGTTTTTCAGATGTGTAAACAGGCTCTCAAGTTCTGCCGTGTGCGTCGGTACGCCATTAGCAATGCGTTAGACGATTTAACGATCACTGATGTGGGCAAGAAACAAGAAAAGGGTGACCGTGTTCACTCTGATGAGGAACTAGGGCAATTATGGCGAGCAACGGAAGAACTAAAATTTTTGCCTTACTATGCAGCAATGATCCGTTTGCTGGTGGTGTTCGGTAGCCGTTCTCAAGAGGTACGGCTCTCGAAATGGTCAGAGTGGAATATGAAACGCTGGATCTGGACGGTGCCGAAAGAGCATAGCAAAGGCGGTGAAAAAATTATTCGACCCATACCCGAGGCCATACAACCGTTGATTAAATCGTTGTACCAGCAACATAAAGACACTGGCTTATTGCTTGGTGAATTGAAAGAGTCCAGCGCCGTGAGCGCGTGGGGAAGATTAGTTTGGAAGCGGTTAGGGCACTCCGAGGCGTGGTCACTACATGACTTGCGGCGCTCGTTCTCCACTAAGCTGAATGAATTAGGGATAGCTCCCCATGTTGTTGAGCAGCTATTAGGCCACACGATGCCTGGTGTTATGTCGGTATACAATCACAGCCAATATTTACCAGAGAAGCAAGACGCACTAAATAAATGGTGTGAGAGATTAAATTTACTGTCTGGTGAATATGAAAACGTCATTCTATTGCAGGTGAAAAAATGA
- a CDS encoding DUF2778 domain-containing protein: MDLDKVSPDGKTILLYCSGVGIFPVFTGLAPYTNKAGCASRENGPIPTGKYWIIDRPRGGIRTRVRNEFQSLWTGNNYDEWFALYRQDGVLDDGTWLYYTHRGNFRLHPLRPDGSGYSDGCITFFNQHDFQTLRHALLAAHIEPVPDSNLRAYGEVTVLGDMNALCV; this comes from the coding sequence ATGGACCTAGATAAGGTTTCACCCGATGGGAAAACAATCTTGTTGTACTGTTCTGGCGTTGGCATCTTTCCTGTATTTACTGGATTAGCCCCTTATACCAATAAAGCGGGCTGTGCTAGCAGAGAGAACGGCCCAATACCTACGGGTAAGTATTGGATTATAGACCGGCCAAGGGGAGGTATTCGTACAAGGGTTAGAAATGAGTTTCAGTCACTATGGACTGGAAACAATTATGATGAATGGTTTGCGCTATACCGCCAGGATGGTGTTTTAGATGATGGTACATGGTTATACTATACCCATAGAGGTAATTTTCGTCTGCATCCATTGAGGCCGGATGGCTCTGGATATTCTGACGGCTGCATAACCTTTTTTAATCAGCATGATTTCCAGACCCTAAGACATGCTTTATTAGCTGCCCATATTGAGCCGGTACCAGATAGCAACTTGCGGGCTTATGGAGAGGTGACGGTACTAGGAGATATGAATGCGCTGTGTGTTTAA
- a CDS encoding FadR/GntR family transcriptional regulator codes for MSKPTSSVSESITRDLAIRIIRGELAEGMAIPGEHELAQQYDASRTSVRNALQVLGAKGMLLIQAKRRSTVTPREQWSFLDAEVLSWLEDVGIESELVEQLMLTRLIFEPDVAAMAALNANGHDLATIEDAWTTMQAGQKNNSAEQFERGDLAFHTAVLRACHNPFLASVGNALSAAMLLSFKQTLEDDLQLTQDAVQQHRDLFEAIRLKQADTARQCMRHILLSAAHKHIWREIPEKYQHFF; via the coding sequence ATGAGCAAACCAACCTCTTCTGTTTCTGAATCCATCACCCGTGATCTGGCTATTCGTATCATTCGTGGCGAACTAGCAGAAGGCATGGCGATCCCAGGCGAGCATGAACTGGCGCAGCAGTACGACGCATCAAGAACGTCGGTAAGAAATGCGCTTCAGGTATTGGGAGCTAAAGGAATGTTACTGATTCAGGCTAAGCGCCGCAGTACGGTCACGCCGCGTGAGCAGTGGAGCTTTCTGGATGCCGAAGTTCTCTCTTGGTTAGAGGACGTTGGGATTGAATCCGAACTGGTTGAGCAACTGATGCTAACGCGCCTTATATTCGAACCCGACGTTGCGGCAATGGCGGCGCTTAACGCCAACGGCCATGATTTAGCCACCATCGAAGATGCTTGGACTACCATGCAGGCAGGGCAAAAAAATAACTCCGCAGAGCAGTTTGAGCGCGGCGATTTGGCCTTTCATACAGCGGTGCTGCGCGCCTGTCATAACCCTTTTCTCGCCTCCGTGGGCAACGCGCTTTCTGCCGCCATGCTGCTGTCATTCAAGCAGACGCTGGAAGACGATCTCCAATTAACCCAAGACGCCGTCCAGCAGCACCGCGATCTATTTGAAGCAATTCGTTTAAAACAGGCTGATACAGCGCGCCAATGTATGCGCCACATCTTATTGAGCGCAGCCCATAAGCATATTTGGCGTGAAATCCCAGAAAAGTATCAGCACTTTTTCTAA
- a CDS encoding 2-dehydro-3-deoxygalactonokinase: MNNHWIAIDWGTSNFRAFLMNHNQCIDTVSAHRGLLSVPDRQFDAALLPLIAPWLAQSPNIPLLMAGMVGSQQGWQEVPYVELPASGQRFAQQIAQVVTSWGSPCRIIAGACGVNAFGLPDVMRGEEIQLIGLAAQYPQERHLVILPGTHSKHATLEHDHILHFNTFMTGEIYAVMLNHSLLGKDLPEPCEDNPAFTLGVQNAQTAPYLSNALFSTRTLKLSGAISAAQVASYLSGLLIGSELAALSETQAWIVGSPALSERYTRAASLLGITLTSVDGDSCFIHGMSKIYQSLDGAFA; encoded by the coding sequence ATGAATAACCACTGGATTGCGATCGACTGGGGAACCTCAAATTTTCGAGCGTTCCTGATGAACCATAACCAATGCATTGATACCGTCAGCGCGCATCGCGGGCTGCTTAGCGTGCCCGATCGTCAGTTTGACGCTGCGCTTTTACCTCTAATTGCCCCCTGGTTGGCGCAATCCCCTAACATTCCTTTACTCATGGCGGGAATGGTCGGCTCACAGCAAGGCTGGCAAGAAGTGCCTTATGTAGAATTGCCCGCCAGTGGCCAACGTTTTGCTCAGCAAATCGCACAGGTTGTTACCTCATGGGGAAGCCCTTGTCGGATTATCGCCGGAGCCTGTGGCGTCAACGCCTTCGGTTTGCCAGATGTCATGCGTGGCGAAGAAATTCAGCTAATTGGGCTAGCAGCGCAATACCCGCAGGAACGCCATCTGGTCATTCTGCCGGGCACTCACAGCAAACACGCCACGCTTGAACACGACCATATTTTGCATTTCAACACCTTTATGACCGGCGAAATCTACGCCGTGATGCTGAACCATTCACTGCTAGGCAAAGATTTACCGGAGCCTTGTGAAGATAATCCCGCCTTCACCCTTGGGGTGCAGAATGCACAAACTGCCCCTTATCTCAGCAACGCACTCTTCTCTACACGCACGTTAAAGCTCAGTGGTGCAATCAGCGCGGCTCAGGTTGCTAGCTACCTATCCGGATTGCTCATTGGCTCAGAGCTGGCTGCTTTATCAGAAACCCAAGCGTGGATCGTCGGTTCACCAGCACTCTCTGAACGCTATACGCGCGCAGCCAGCCTGCTGGGCATCACGTTGACCTCTGTCGATGGCGATAGCTGCTTTATCCACGGCATGAGCAAAATCTATCAATCCTTAGACGGAGCATTCGCATGA
- a CDS encoding 2-dehydro-3-deoxy-6-phosphogalactonate aldolase, which produces MNYLSFASRWQQCSLPLIAILRGVTPKEAQGVAETLLECGFTYLEVPLNSPQPFESIAIMAKVVGNRGFVGAGTVLTEHQVHQVADAGGQLVISPNMDPSVIRATCELGLTSLPGIATPSEAFTALRAGAYALKLFPAELITPTIVKAMRAVLPAEAVCLPVGGINPDAEQMRRYRQSGARGFGLGGGLYQPGISLVTLRERALAYHDAWHQADKK; this is translated from the coding sequence ATGAACTACCTTAGCTTTGCATCTCGCTGGCAGCAGTGTTCATTGCCGCTAATCGCTATCTTGCGTGGAGTTACGCCTAAAGAAGCGCAGGGCGTGGCGGAAACGCTGCTTGAATGCGGTTTTACCTATTTGGAAGTGCCGCTCAATAGCCCTCAACCATTCGAGTCTATTGCGATTATGGCGAAGGTCGTCGGTAACCGTGGGTTCGTGGGTGCCGGAACGGTGCTAACCGAGCATCAGGTTCATCAGGTCGCTGACGCCGGTGGACAACTGGTTATTTCTCCAAATATGGATCCTTCTGTAATCCGCGCCACCTGTGAGTTAGGGCTTACCAGTCTGCCCGGCATCGCAACGCCGAGTGAAGCGTTTACTGCGCTGCGTGCCGGTGCCTACGCGCTGAAACTCTTCCCCGCTGAATTGATCACGCCAACCATCGTCAAAGCGATGCGAGCCGTTTTACCCGCAGAAGCCGTTTGTCTTCCCGTAGGCGGTATTAATCCTGACGCCGAGCAAATGCGCCGCTACAGACAATCAGGTGCGCGTGGTTTTGGCTTAGGCGGTGGCTTATATCAGCCAGGTATTTCGCTCGTCACGCTACGTGAACGAGCACTGGCCTATCACGACGCTTGGCATCAGGCTGATAAAAAATGA
- a CDS encoding SMP-30/gluconolactonase/LRE family protein, translating into MNHDALQNPSIVDNYRAMLGESPVWCFRSQSLIWVDILQHRLLRYWPQRDDRIEIHELPFLCSAALLTTEPEQFLLVTTQGVMLYDYRQQSYRLLCCWPEDHRTRPNEAAIAPDGSLWFSTMDKTAQLAIGSWYRFTYGSVQAERMLSGQHVPNTLVWHGKHAWFADTFRHCFCRCDAQRISESTLHEWPIASLMADGSALTHNGILLNACWGSACITAYRLGDAAPEWLATHSLPVTQPTSAAFGGPDLHDLYITSASDGLVEPSNTEGALLRYQTSYTGQRATLFTLNTH; encoded by the coding sequence ATGAACCACGACGCGCTGCAAAATCCGTCTATTGTCGACAATTACCGCGCCATGCTCGGAGAATCTCCGGTGTGGTGTTTCCGCTCTCAGTCGCTGATCTGGGTGGATATTTTGCAGCACCGCCTGCTGCGCTATTGGCCGCAGCGGGATGATCGTATTGAGATCCACGAATTACCTTTTCTCTGTAGCGCTGCGCTGCTCACAACTGAGCCAGAGCAATTCCTACTGGTCACCACGCAGGGCGTGATGCTGTACGACTATCGCCAGCAAAGCTACCGCCTGTTGTGTTGTTGGCCTGAAGATCATCGAACACGCCCGAATGAAGCAGCCATTGCACCAGATGGCTCGCTGTGGTTTAGCACCATGGACAAAACTGCTCAGTTAGCCATCGGCAGTTGGTATCGCTTTACCTACGGCAGCGTCCAGGCAGAAAGAATGCTCAGCGGGCAGCATGTTCCCAATACGCTGGTCTGGCACGGCAAACACGCTTGGTTTGCCGATACTTTTCGCCATTGTTTTTGTCGCTGTGATGCGCAGCGAATCAGCGAAAGCACGCTCCATGAATGGCCGATCGCCTCATTGATGGCCGACGGTTCAGCGCTTACGCATAACGGAATATTGCTCAATGCCTGTTGGGGAAGCGCCTGTATCACGGCCTACCGCTTGGGCGATGCTGCACCTGAATGGCTGGCAACCCATTCACTTCCCGTCACTCAACCGACAAGCGCTGCCTTCGGCGGGCCCGATTTACACGATCTCTATATCACTTCAGCGTCTGATGGGCTCGTCGAGCCTTCAAACACCGAAGGCGCACTTCTGCGTTATCAAACCTCCTACACCGGACAGCGAGCCACGCTGTTCACCCTAAATACTCATTAA